In Musa acuminata AAA Group cultivar baxijiao chromosome BXJ2-3, Cavendish_Baxijiao_AAA, whole genome shotgun sequence, the following proteins share a genomic window:
- the LOC135582870 gene encoding subtilisin-like protease SBT1.8 has translation MKEAVCYLLLVFLSSFAATVSMVACKQTYIVYMNAAHRTEAHPTHAHWYEAHLRSLSIDPARHLLYSYSAAVHGFAAVLHPEQLPLLRRHPAVLNVHPDPLLPLHTTRSPHFLGLSPWPPAPSSRSHSLDPAAAATDVVIGVLDTGVWPESPSFDDAGLPDVPSRWRGACEAGVDFPSSLCNRKLVGARSFGRGYRAAAGGGDADKPREEYASPRDRDGHGTHTASTAAGAPVANASLLGYASGVARGMAPGARVAVYKVCWANGCYGSDILAGIDKAIEDGVDVLSLSLGGGSAPFSRDPVAVGAFSAVQRGIFVACSAGNSGPSPSSLTNTAPWITTVGAGTLDRDFPATVQLGNGERYAGLSLCSGAGLEDQMVPIVYGKGVQVGSNSSKFCMPGTLDPEQVKGKVVFCDRGINARVEKGQVVKEAGGVGMILANAAVNGEELVADSHLLPTVAVGAKSGNLIRDFVRTSSNPTAMLSFRGTVLGVQPSPVVAAFSSRGPNTVVPQLLKPDLIGPGVNILAAWSGSVGPTGLAKDERRSAFNIMSGTSMSCPHISGVAALLKAAHPDWSPSAIKSALMTTAYTDDNTGSPLVDGAGGSPATPWAYGSGHVDPQKALSPGLIYDIGTGDYLAFLCSLEYSTDHIQAISKSTNKTCSRRLPNPGNLNYPSFSVVFGRRSRRFVKYNRVLTNVGVPGSVYNVKVGGPPGVKVTVKPTKLIFNQVGQKLRYKVTFTSTKAGDPVDMAFGWITWSSEQHQVRSPVSYRWLIS, from the exons ATGAAAGAAGCAGTCTGTTATCTTCTACTGGTGTTCTTGAGTTCCTTCGCGGCAACAGTAAGCATGGTTGCATGCAAGCAGACTTACATAGTGTACATGAACGCGGCCCACAGGACGGAAGCCCATCCGACGCACGCGCACTGGTACGAGGCCCACCTGAGGTCGCTGTCCATTGATCCCGCCCGCCACCTCCTCTACTCCTACTCCGCCGCCGTCCACGGCTTCGCCGCCGTTCTCCACCCCGAACAACTCCCCCTCCTCCGGCGCCACCCCGCCGTCCTCAACGTCCACCCGGACCCCCTCCTCCCCTTGCACACCACCCGCTCCCCGCACTTCCTTGGCCTCTCCCCGTGGCCGCCCGCCCCCTCTAGCCGCAGCCACTCCCTcgaccccgccgccgccgccactgaCGTTGTCATCGGTGTGCTTGACACCGGCGTCTGGCCGGAGTCCCCCAGCTTCGACGACGCCGGCCTCCCCGATGTCCCCTCCCGGTGGCGCGGCGCCTGCGAGGCCGGCGTCGACTTCCCCTCCTCGCTCTGCAATCGTAAACTCGTTGGCGCTCGCAGCTTCGGCCGTGGGTACCGCGCCGCCGCTGGCGGCGGGGACGCCGACAAGCCCCGGGAGGAGTACGCCTCTCCGCGGGATCGCGACGGCCACGGGACTCACACAGCGTCGACCGCCGCCGGCGCGCCTGTGGCCAACGCCAGCCTTCTGGGCTACGCCTCGGGCGTCGCCCGGGGCATGGCCCCTGGGGCGCGCGTCGCCGTCTACAAGGTCTGCTGGGCCAACGGGTGCTACGGCTCCGACATCCTCGCTGGCATCGACAAGGCCATCGAGGACGGCGTCGAcgtcctctccctctctctcggcGGCGGCTCCGCCCCGTTCTCTCGGGACCCGGTCGCAGTGGGGGCCTTCTCCGCGGTGCAGCGCGGCATCTTCGTGGCCTGCTCCGCCGGGAACAGCGGGCCCTCCCCCTCCTCCCTCACCAACACTGCGCCATGGATCACCACGGTCGGCGCCGGCACCCTAGACAGGGACTTCCCGGCCACCGTCCAATTGGGCAACGGCGAGCGCTACGCCGGGTTGTCGCTCTGCAGCGGAGCGGGGCTCGAGGACCAAATGGTTCCAATAGTCTACGGCAAAGGAGTGCAAGTGGGCAGCAACTCCAGCAAATTCTGCATGCCCGGAACACTAGACCCTGAGCAGGTGAAGGGCAAGGTGGTGTTCTGCGACCGGGGAATCAACGCGCGGGTGGAGAAGGGGCAGGTAGTGAAGGAGGCCGGCGGCGTGGGGATGATACTGGCTAACGCCGCTGTCAACGGCGAGGAGCTGGTGGCGGACAGCCACCTGCTGCCGACTGTCGCCGTAGGGGCGAAGAGTGGGAACTTGATTAGAGACTTCGTGAGGACGAGCTCGAATCCGACGGCAATGCTTAGCTTCCGGGGCACAGTGCTCGGCGTGCAACCATCCCCGGTGGTGGCGGCCTTCAGCTCCAGGGGGCCGAACACGGTGGTGCCGCAGCTGCTGAAGCCGGACTTGATAGGACCAGGAGTTAACATACTGGCAGCTTGGTCAGGGTCGGTTGGGCCTACTGGGTTGGCGAAGGACGAGCGGCGATCCGCCTTCAACATCATGTCCG GAACATCAATGTCCTGCCCTCACATTAGTGGGGTTGCTGCATTGCTAAAGGCTGCCCACCCTGATTGGAGCCCCAGTGCCATCAAGTCTGCCCTCATGACCACGGCATACACTGATGACAATACTGGATCTCCTCTCGTTGATGGTGCTGGAGGTTCACCTGCGACACCATGGGCTTATGGATCCGGTCATGTTGATCCACAGAAGGCTCTCTCCCCAGGCCTCATCTATGACATTGGTACAGGGGACTACCTTGCCTTCTTGTGCTCCCTGGAGTATTCCACCGACCACATTCAGGCCATCTCAAAGAGCACTAACAAGACATGCTCACGCCGTCTCCCCAATCCTGGGAACCTAAACTACCCATCATTCTCTGTCGTGTTTGGTAGAAGGTCCCGCAGATTCGTGAAGTACAACAGGGTGCTAACAAATGTTGGTGTGCCAGGTTCTGTGTACAATGTGAAGGTCGGTGGACCTCCCGGTGTTAAAGTGACCGTGAAACCAACAAAACTCATCTTCAATCAAGTTGGCCAGAAACTGAGGTACAAAGTTACATTTACGTCAACAAAGGCAGGTGACCCAGTAGATATGGCATTTGGTTGGATCACTTGGAGTAGCGAGCAGCATCAAGTACGAAGTCCCGTATCATATAGATGGCTAATATCCTGA
- the LOC135606445 gene encoding protein LURP-one-related 6-like, translating into MGGSSNVMPVISKIYCSSSPTTLTVRKRPHVINGGGFVVMNASHGAVFVVEGCGILGVKGELALKDGDGGLILSISKRGGIAQALSTRRRWSGYLTDFEGRKKSVFSLTDPKCPMSNAIRIHLESSGHSGGWDFQVHGSFVDRTCTIEDYSGDIVAQLGATDMVGGKELYQVTVQAGYDQAFIVGVLAVLDNIHGESTRC; encoded by the exons ATGGGTGGGTCGAGCAACGTGATGCCCGTCATTAGCAAGATCTACTGCTCCTCCTCGCCCACGACGCTGACGGTGAGGAAGAGGCCTCACGTCATCAATGGAGGTGGCTTTGTGGTGATGAACGCCAGCCATGGTGCGGTTTTCGTGGTGGAAGGTTGCGGAATCCTCGGAGTCAAGGGGGAGTTGGCGTTGAAGGACGGTGACGGAGGGCTGATACTCTCCATCAGCAAAAGG GGAGGAATCGCCCAAGCTCTGAGCACCCGCCGCAGATGGAGCGGGTACTTGACGGACTTCGAGGGAAGGAAGAAGTCGGTGTTCAGCTTGACGGATCCCAAGTGCCCGATGAGCAACGCCATCAGGATCCATCTTGAATCCAGCGGACACAGCGGAGGCTGGGACTTCCAAGTTCACGGGTCCTTCGTCGACAGGACATGCACCATCGAGGATTACAGCGGAGACATCGTTGCGCAG CTCGGAGCGACGGACATGGTCGGCGGCAAGGAGTTGTACCAGGTGACGGTGCAGGCGGGCTACGACCAAGCGTTCATCGTTGGGGTGCTTGCCGTCCTCGACAACATCCACGGGGAATCCACTCGgtgctga